In Nostoc sp. GT001, a genomic segment contains:
- a CDS encoding Uma2 family endonuclease → MTLEEFFNYDDGTDALYEFEDGELLLITAESEINRRIAMFILVCFVQLGIPAYRLSMKTEIMTTGSRVRVPDLVVFSEELATAMEGAKRSTVMPEMPPPLLVVEVVSPNQSSRDYRYKRSEYAARGIAEYWIVDPIQQRVTVLEWVEGFYEEKVYLGDSAIASLVFADLKLTAVQVLQCH, encoded by the coding sequence ATGACTCTTGAGGAGTTCTTTAATTATGACGATGGTACAGATGCTCTCTATGAGTTTGAAGATGGAGAATTGCTTCTGATAACGGCTGAGAGTGAGATAAATCGACGAATTGCCATGTTTATCCTTGTCTGCTTTGTGCAACTGGGTATTCCTGCTTATCGGCTGTCGATGAAAACAGAAATTATGACTACTGGCTCACGGGTGCGCGTTCCTGATTTAGTGGTGTTTTCTGAGGAGTTGGCGACGGCGATGGAGGGGGCTAAACGATCTACGGTAATGCCAGAGATGCCACCGCCGTTATTAGTGGTTGAAGTGGTAAGTCCAAATCAGAGTAGTCGTGATTATCGCTATAAGCGATCTGAGTATGCCGCACGGGGTATCGCTGAGTATTGGATTGTTGATCCGATACAACAGCGAGTGACAGTTCTGGAATGGGTAGAGGGTTTTTATGAGGAGAAGGTGTATTTAGGAGATAGTGCGATCGCTTCACTGGTATTTGCCGATCTAAAGTTGACTGCTGTTCAAGTTTTGCAGTGCCATTAA